Proteins from a genomic interval of Polyodon spathula isolate WHYD16114869_AA chromosome 1, ASM1765450v1, whole genome shotgun sequence:
- the LOC121298958 gene encoding cyclin-dependent kinase 4 inhibitor B-like translates to MNADKLTKAVATGDTERVRFLLENGIDPNGVNRFGRTPIQVMMMGNTRIAELLLLHGANPNTVDSSTGLTPIHDAAREGFLDTVVMLVRNNADTNVRDKRDLLPLDLARENGHEELVAYLESLE, encoded by the exons ATGAATGCAGACAAGCTTACAAAAGCTGTTGCTACCGGAGACACTGAAAGAGTAAGATTTTTACTCGAAAATGGTATCGACCCTAATGGTGTCAACCGTTTTGGCAGGACACCTATCCAG GTAATGATGATGGGAAATACCAGAATAGCTGAGCTATTGCTGCTGCATGGAGCAAATCCTAACACCGTTGACTCCAGCACCGGCCTGACCCCTATCCATGACGCAGCCAGAGAGGGGTTTCTGGACACTGTAGTGATGCTAGTTCGGAATAATGCAGATACCAATGTGCGGGACAAAAGGGACTTACTACCCCTTGACCTGGCCAGAGAAAATGGACACGAGGAACTAGTTGCTTACCTTGAATCGCTGGAATAA